TTGATAAGATTCAGAAGATGCATCCAGAAGCAGAGATTGAGGTTCATCCTTATGATGCGGAGCAGTTAGGGATTACGGAGGGGATGATGGTGGATGTGCGATCGCGGCGCGGCTGGTGTCGGTTTCCGGCGAAACTCACCAAAAATATTACTAAGGGAACCGTGTTTGCACCCATGCATTGGGGCGCTATGTGGGGCGATCGCACGGAAGCCAATATGTTAACCCATCCCGAAGCTTGCCCCAGTTCCGGACAACCGGAACTCAAAGCCTGCGCCGTCCAATTAATCCCCGTCTCTCCTGAAGCCTTATCCGCCAACTCTGAAGACTCAACCCTCGATATGTCCCAGTTAAATGCCCCAATAGTGACAAGTTAAAAAAATAGAATTTTCTGGCATTCCCCATTCCCCATTCCCCATTCCCCATTCCCTCGCGCTCCACTCTCTGACCATCTTTCCCTAATGCTCATCCAAAGGGTATCCTAGATGGTTTATTCCTCACATCCAGTTCAGACCATGAAACCCTATCTCGCAGCCGCTATCCAGATGACCAGTGAGCCAGATCTGGAGAACAATCTTAGCCAAGCGGAAGACCTCATTGACTTAGCCAAACGTCAAGGAGCAGAACTGATCGGCTTACCGGAAAACTTCTCCTTCATGGGCATTGAAGCGGAGAAAGTTGCCCAAGCCGGGGCGATCGCCGAACAAACTGAGAAATTTCTCAAAACTATGGCTCAACGGTTCCAAGTGACCCTCCTAGGAGGCGGATTTCCCATCCCGGTGAGCAGCGATAAAGTCCACAATACAGCCTTGTTGATTGACCCCAACGGTGAAGAGTTGGCCCGATACCAAAAAGTCCACTTGTTTGATGTCAACGTCCCTGACGGAAATACCTACCAAGAATCCTTAACTGTGCAAGCGGGAACCCAACTCCCCCCCATCTACGAATCAGAACACTTGGGTTGCTTAGGCTTATCTGTCTGTTATGATGTGCGCTTTCCGGAGTTGTACCGCTCCTTGTCCCAGCGAGGAGCAGAAGTTTTGTTTGTTCCGGCGGCGTTTACCGCTTATACCGGTAAAGATCATTGGCAAGTGTTGCTGCAAGCCAGAGCTATTGAAAATACCTGCTATTGTATCGCTCCTGCCCAAACCGGTTGCCATTACGCTCGGCGCAAAACCCATGGCCATGCCATGATTATCGACCCTTGGGGGATTATTCTCTCTGATGCAGGAGAAGAACCGGGAGTGGCGATCGCCGAAATTCATCCCGACCGTTTAGAACAAGTACGCCGACAAATGCCGAGCTTACATCATCGTGTATTCTAATCACAATCATGTGAAACTCTTACTTTCGTTTTTTTTCATATTTGCTTTACATTTGTAAAGAACCTGTACAGTAGACATCGATGAGTTAAATAACATAATGGTTGAAATACTCCCTTGGGTGTGTTCTCACACCCCAACCAGCCTCACCCCCTTGTTAGCCACAGCAACCGAAGCCGAAGCTCCCAGTGCTACCCTCGTCTTAGCTGGGGTTCTTCTGAGCCTCGTTACCATCTATCTTGCCAGTAAAATCGGTAGTGAATTATGCGCTCGCCTCGATTTACCTCCCGTCCTTGGAGAACTTTTAGGAGGGGTTGTCATTGGAGTTTCCGTCCTTAAATTACTGGTTTTTCCAGAAGGCGGAGCAGGTGCGGATGAATCCCTGATTGTTGCAGTGCTGGAAAAAACAGCCGGTTTAACCCCAGAAGCAGCCGATGGTGTTTTTCTGGCTCAAAGTGAAGTGATTTCCGTTTTATCAGAATTAGGGGTTATTTTTCTCCTGTTTCAAATTGGTTTAGAATCAGATTTAAAACAACTTATTGATGCCGGAGTCCAGTCAGCCTTAGTGGCCATTACTGGAGTTGTTGTCCCGTTTTTAACGGGTACATTAGGACTGATTTATTTTTTCCATGTGCCCAATATTCCCGCTATCTTTGCCGGTGCAGCCTTAACCGCCACCAGTATTGGAATTACAGCGAAAGTGCTGGCAGAAATTAAACGTTTGAATGACAAAGAAGGACAAATCATTATCGGTGCGGCTGTATTAGATGATATCCTCGGCATTATTATTCTGGCGATCGTCGCCTCTTTAGCAGAAAAAGGAGAAGTGGAAGTCTCCAGCATTATTTATCTGGTGATTAGTGCTGCGGCTTTCCTGATTGGTTCGATTATCTTGGGTCGCCTGGTCATGCCCTACTTTATGGGTTTACTGAATAAACTGACGACTCCAGGAACCCTCTTAATTGGTGGATTAATTATCGCCTTTATCTTTGCCTATATCGGTGCAGTTATTCAACTCGAAGCCATCTTAGGAGCCTTTACCGCCGGTCTAATT
This window of the Roseofilum capinflatum BLCC-M114 genome carries:
- a CDS encoding carbon-nitrogen hydrolase family protein, with the translated sequence MKPYLAAAIQMTSEPDLENNLSQAEDLIDLAKRQGAELIGLPENFSFMGIEAEKVAQAGAIAEQTEKFLKTMAQRFQVTLLGGGFPIPVSSDKVHNTALLIDPNGEELARYQKVHLFDVNVPDGNTYQESLTVQAGTQLPPIYESEHLGCLGLSVCYDVRFPELYRSLSQRGAEVLFVPAAFTAYTGKDHWQVLLQARAIENTCYCIAPAQTGCHYARRKTHGHAMIIDPWGIILSDAGEEPGVAIAEIHPDRLEQVRRQMPSLHHRVF
- a CDS encoding cation:proton antiporter codes for the protein MVEILPWVCSHTPTSLTPLLATATEAEAPSATLVLAGVLLSLVTIYLASKIGSELCARLDLPPVLGELLGGVVIGVSVLKLLVFPEGGAGADESLIVAVLEKTAGLTPEAADGVFLAQSEVISVLSELGVIFLLFQIGLESDLKQLIDAGVQSALVAITGVVVPFLTGTLGLIYFFHVPNIPAIFAGAALTATSIGITAKVLAEIKRLNDKEGQIIIGAAVLDDILGIIILAIVASLAEKGEVEVSSIIYLVISAAAFLIGSIILGRLVMPYFMGLLNKLTTPGTLLIGGLIIAFIFAYIGAVIQLEAILGAFTAGLILGETEKHRELEELVEPIGFMLVPVFFVTVGAQTDLSVLNPAVPSNREGLIIASFLVVVAIIGKVVSGFTLFGGEPVNRIAVGVGMIPRGEVGLVFAGVGSASGVLPESLDAAIIVMVILTTFVAPPLLRVAFQQSEPSEPSSGEPSKEPAAIAESESSK